In Phaeodactylum tricornutum CCAP 1055/1 chromosome 30, whole genome shotgun sequence, a single window of DNA contains:
- a CDS encoding predicted protein: MSHTSKQFTIDTSKPVAVTGATGYIAGVLVQQLLEQGVTIHASVRDPSKKDHLQYLQNLGEKNPGTIKFFKADLLEEGSFAKCFDGCEIVFHTASPFQLSVDDPQKDLIEPAVKGTKNVLNTVNNTPSVKRVVLTSSIAAIYTDSSESKNNPLNEETWNRTASLKYKPYNLSKTLAEQVAWEMAGSQTQWKLATINPSMVLGPGARFHPSSTSFKMMKSLGDGSMKACPNNGFGVVDVREVATAHIAAAYIPDAKGRHILNAENTGFYEIAKALRSHFPKYPIPSYKMPKTLLWLIGPTMAGTSRKEISNNCEVIPNFDHTKSVQELGIKYRPVAKTAEDMFQQLVDEGVVGKK; the protein is encoded by the coding sequence ATGTCACATACCAGCAAACAGTTTACGATCGATACCTCCAAACCCGTTGCGGTGACCGGAGCCACCGGATACATCGCCGGCGTCTTGGTGCAGCAGCTGCTCGAACAAGGAGTCACGATTCATGCATCTGTCCGCGATCCTAGCAAAAAGGACCACCTCCAGTACCTGCAAAATCTTGGCGAGAAGAACCCCGGAACgatcaaatttttcaaaGCGGATTTGCTGGAGGAAGGGAGTTTCGCCAAATGCTTTGATGGGTGCGAAATAGTCTTTCACACAGCGTCACCGTTTCAATTAAGCGTGGATGATCCTCAGAAGGACCTTATTGAGCCTGCTGTTAAGGGAACGAAGAACGTGCTGAATACAGTCAACAACACTCCTTCGGTCAAGCGTGTGGTACTCACCTCGTCAATTGCAGCGATTTATACCGACTCCTCCGAGTCCAAAAACAACCCTCTGAACGAAGAGACCTGGAATCGTACGGCAAGCTTAAAATACAAGCCGTACAATTTGAGCAAAACGTTGGCGGAACAAGTTGCGTGGGAGATGGCAGGTAGTCAGACTCAGTGGAAACTTGCAACGATAAACCCGTCCATGGTGTTGGGCCCTGGTGCGCGATTCCATCCTAGCTCCACGTCTTTCAAAATGATGAAGTCTCTCGGAGACGGAAGCATGAAGGCGTGTCCCAACAACGGTTTCGGTGTGGTCGACGTTCGCGAAGTGGCAACTGCACACATTGCTGCTGCGTACATTCCTGACGCCAAGGGGCGGCATATCCTCAACGCGGAAAACACAGGCTTCTACGAAATTGCGAAGGCTTTGCGCTCTCACTTCCCAAAGTACCCCATTCCTTCCTATAAAATGCCAAAAACATTGCTGTGGTTGATTGGGCCAACAATGGCGGGTACATCCCGTAAAGAAATATCCAATAATTGCGAGGTGATTCCGAATTTCGACCACACCAAATCTGTTCAAGAGCTAGGTATTAAGTATCGACCCGTCGCTAAGACAGCGGAAGACATGTTCCAACAGCTTGTTGATGAGGGCGTTGTCGGAAAGAAATAA
- a CDS encoding predicted protein translates to MTVQKNLSSSLMELVNIDHEMDWSDFDEVVKFLEENLYKVIAEVHGFDKLLVDDGKTQLNCPPAAESGDSHGNLLLRTLSEKETSSGLTLKREFKVHDCGVDPDNEDNHKVEIREDVVKAPTESGQPPAMSENVVTVSIPLA, encoded by the coding sequence ATGACGGTCCAAAAAAATCTCAGCTCTTCTTTGATGGAGCTCGTCAACATTGACCACGAAATGGATTGGAGCGACTTTGACGAGGTCGTCAAGTTTCTCGAAGAGAACCTGTACAAAGTCATTGCCGAAGTGCACGGCTTTGACAAGCTCCTGGTGGATGATGGCAAAACCCAGCTTAACTGTCCACCCGCGGCGGAATCGGGTGATTCGCACGGCAACCTTTTGTTACGCACCTTGAGCGAAAAGGAAACCTCCAGCGGCTTGACCCTCAAGCGAGAATTCAAAGTGCACGACTGCGGCGTCGATCCtgacaatgaagacaacCACAAAGTAGAAATCCGGGAAGATGTCGTCAAGGCGCCGACCGAGTCCGGGCAACCCCCGGCCATGTCCGAGAACGTCGTGACCGTCAGCATCCCCCTAGCGTAG
- a CDS encoding predicted protein, translating to MPQFLAVVSGFLLGSALTYAWLSRQDRSSSKTLPEDEPSSTSRSIATPSRQAGPTAHLRTDGLLTDLVRELWSYINVAGCDTIRSTVEPMFVTLPGPLKTLRFTKIDLGSVPIRMDNLVVHEVHNDSVTVAMDVAWDGNCDMQLKADYIGSFGVKAIKLKGRLSLLLKPCVNALPPFSAIQYAFVTPPQVEIDFTGLAQVADFAVLDKRIRAIIQDSFACVTLPSRMMYKTDPACDYLRTYQPPLGVARITVVRGRGFHVEKRSLRAHDVPDVFCQVSINASQPFTTRTVKDSLEPVWEESCDFIVMDLDQHVILNAWDEDNGALDANDDLGTAKVSVGDLLLAGKTKEVELLEGNLKRTGAFVTLHCELLPWTSGESFEGLPKAPTESTNTANSLAGLMTVVVVKASNLPLAKKEDAASFVKVKYGAAFEFLTSVVLPCPGLDALNPVFDEVTFIPLPQALVDDKNDVVLELWNGQAILGSVNITHQSLLNMDDHVRTENLLVGDKGAKLFFRVSLQGVAEAPIGIPTVSAIEPMGKDDSEDPGTAAALVGGTLGKVSVTAVRGWGFVVEKRRFKKNDVPDVYCNIQFGSSPTVWRTKTVRNSTTPTWNESSTYPLSDHSQILHLNVFDEDGGARDTDDALGSARVAVGKILLAGGSMDVELLRTGKPTGCYIQVRCALLD from the coding sequence ATGCCGCAGTTCCTTGCGGTTGTGAGTGGATTCTTACTAGGCTCTGCTTTAACGTACGCATGGTTGAGCCGACAGGATCGTTCCTCATCGAAGACACTACCAGAGGATGAGCCATCGTCCACGTCAAGGTCAATCGCGACACCATCGCGTCAAGCTGGGCCGACGGCGCATCTCCGCACGGACGGCCTCTTGACAGATTTGGTACGCGAATTGTGGAGTTACATTAACGTGGCAGGTTGCGACACTATCCGTTCCACAGTGGAACCCATGTTCGTTACGTTGCCGGGTCCGTTGAAGACTCTGCGTTTCACCAAAATCGATCTGGGATCGGTACCGATTCGGATGGACAATTTGGTCGTTCACGAAGTCCACAACGATTCCGTCACTGTGGCAATGGACGTGGCCTGGGATGGGAATTGTGATATGCAGCTCAAGGCGGATTACATTGGTTCATTTGGTGTTAAGGCAATCAAGCTCAAAGGACGCCTGTCGTTACTTCTCAAGCCTTGTGTAAACGCTTTGCCACCGTTCTCAGCCATTCAGTACGCCTTCGTTACACCACCACAAGTTGAGATTGACTTTACCGGTCTCGCGCAAGTCGCGGATTTTGCGGTCCTCGACAAGAGAATTCGAGCCATTATTCAAGATTCGTTCGCCTGTGTCACATTACCGTCCCGCATGATGTACAAAACGGATCCGGCCTGTGATTACTTACGTACGTACCAACCTCCCTTGGGGGTGGCGCGAATTACCGTCGTCCGCGGTCGCGGCTTTCATGTCGAAAAGAGATCCTTGCGAGCGCACGACGTGCCCGACGTCTTTTGCCAGGTTTCAATCAACGCCTCCCAACCTTTCACAACCCGTACCGTCAAGGATAGCCTGGAGCCGGTATGGGAGGAGAGCTGTGATTTCATCGTCATGGATTTGGATCAGCATGTGATACTGAACGCCTGGGATGAAGACAACGGGGCACTCGACGCCAATGACGACCTCGGAACAGCGAAAGTGTCCGTTGGGGACCTTTTACTGGCCGGCAAGACGAAGGAGGTGGAACTCTTGGAGGGTAATCTAAAGCGTACGGGCGCTTTTGTCACACTGCACTGCGAACTATTACCGTGGACATCAGGGGAGTCGTTTGAGGGCCTCCCTAAGGCCCCGACCGAATCGACAAACACTGCCAATTCGTTGGCAGGCTTGATGACCGTAGTCGTGGTCAAGGCGAGCAATTTACCATTggcgaaaaaagaagatgCGGCATCGTTCGTCAAGGTCAAGTATGGGGCAGCCTTTGAGTTTTTGACCAGCGTGGTTTTGCCTTGTCCAGGGCTGGACGCATTGAATCCAGTTTTTGACGAGGTCACCTTCATTCCGCTCCCCCAGGCTTTAGTGGATGATAAGAACGACGTAGTTCTTGAACTCTGGAATGGGCAAGCTATCCTGGGCAGTGTCAATATCACGCATCAGTCTTTATTGAACATGGATGACCATGTACGGACAGAAAACCTTCTCGTCGGTGACAAGGGTGCAAAACTTTTCTTTCGGGTCTCCTTACAGGGAGTTGCGGAAGCTCCCATTGGAATACCGACGGTGTCTGCTATTGAACCGATGGGAAAAGACGATTCTGAGGACCCCGGCACGGCAGCTGCACTTGTTGGCGGTACTTTGGGCAAAGTAAGTGTGACGGCAGTCCGAGGATGGGGCTTTGTGGTGGAAAAGCGTCGGTTTAAAAAGAACGACGTTCCCGACGTATACTGCAATATACAGTTTGGCTCGAGTCCTACAGTGTGGCGGACGAAAACGGTGCGCAATTCTACGACACCCACTTGGAACGAATCCTCCACGTATCCGCTGTCCGATCACAGCCAAATTTTGCATTTGAACGTgttcgacgaagacggcGGTGCCCGGGATACGGACGATGCGTTGGGATCGGCCCGGGTAGCTGTCGGTAAGATTTTACTGGCGGGCGGTAGTATGGATGTGGAGCTGCTCCGTACAGGCAAGCCTACCGGATGTTACATCCAAGTCCGTTGTGCTCTATTGGACTGA
- a CDS encoding predicted protein codes for GDAITVSYVGKLGNGYEFDRSKSFTFVLGAGEVIKGWDQGLEGMLLGGRRTLVVPSKFGYGKRGCAPDIPGGATLHFTVFLKKVQKHKD; via the coding sequence GGCGATGCAATCACGGTTTCATACGTCGGCAAGCTAGGCAACGGCTACGAATTCGACCGCTCCAAGTCGTTCACGTTTGTTTTGGGCGCCGGCGAGGTCATCAAAGGTTGGGACCAAGGACTCGAAGGAATGCTTCTAGGGGGACGGCGAACACTAGTTGTGCCCAGTAAATTCGGCTACGGCAAACGAGGATGTGCTCCCGATATTCCGGGTGGGGCAACCTTGCACTTTAccgtctttttgaagaaagTGCAAAAGCACAAAGACTGA
- a CDS encoding predicted protein, whose translation MPCTKPLNIDTSQPVLVTGATGYVAGVLIQQLLEAGVTVHATVRDPSQTERVQYLQDLADQSGSGTIRFFRGDLLQEDSFDEGMKGCGIVFHTASPFQLDYKDAYHDLVQPAVRGTQIVFHTASRTPSVKRVVLTSSCVAIYTDISECDAVNNKSLNEETWNRTASLDYQPYSLSKTLAEQKAWEIAGSQTAWKLVTINPSLVFGPGVKYHESSTSFSLMKQLGDGSMPLCPNMGMGMVDVRDVAAAHIAAAYLPEASGRHVLSGHNSSLLTMARLLSPKFPDYPVPTRAVPKPLLWLLAPYLPGGMSRRYVWNNINVEASFDHTKSVSQLGIQYRPLDETGADMFQQLVDLGVLTKK comes from the coding sequence ATGCCTTGTACGAAACCGTTGAACATTGACACGTCCCAACCCGTTTTGGTGACGGGTGCAACTGGCTACGTTGCCGGCGTCTTGATCCAGCAGCTATTGGAAGCCGGCGTGACGGTCCACGCCACGGTCCGCGATCCTTCGCAGACGGAACGCGTACAATACCTGCAAGATCTCGCGGACCAGAGCGGTTCCGGAACGATCCGATTCTTTCGGGGAGATCTCTTGCAGGAAGATAGCTTTGACGAAGGCATGAAAGGATGCGGAATTGTCTTTCATACGGCATCACCTTTCCAGTTGGACTACAAGGACGCGTACCACGATCTCGTCCAACCAGCCGTCCGGGGAACGCAAATTGTTTTCCACACGGCATCTCGGACGCCGTCGGTAAAGCGGGTTGTCTTGACCTCCTCCTGTGTCGCCATTTACACCGACATTTCCGAATGTGACGCTGTCAACAACAAGTCACTCAACGAAGAGACCTGGAATCGCACTGCCTCTCTCGATTATCAGCCCTATTCCTTGAGCAAGACGCTGGCGGAACAAAAAGCCTGGGAGATTGCCGGAAGTCAAACGGCCTGGAAATTGGTAACGATCAATCCATCCCTAGTCTTTGGTCCGGGAGTCAAGTACCACGAATCGTCCACTTCCTTTTCCCTGATGAAACAGCTCGGGGACGGTTCCATGCCGCTCTGTCCCAATATGGGCATGGGTATGGTGGATGTTCGAGATGTGGCGGCGGCGCACATTGCGGCCGCCTATCTCCCCGAAGCCTCCGGCCGTCACGTTTTGTCCGGACACAATAGCAGCCTCTTGACCATGGCGCGACTTTTGAGTCCGAAATTCCCGGATTACCCCGTTCCGACCAGGGCCGTGCCAAAACCGCTGCTCTGGTTGCTGGCGCCGTATTTACCGGGAGGCATGTCGCGTCGGTACGTTTGGAACAATATCAATGTGGAAGCTAGCTTCGATCATACCAAGTCGGTGAGCCAACTAGGTATTCAATATCGTCCCTTGGACGAAACAGGTGCGGACATGTTCCAACAGCTTGTCGATCTTGGCGTCCTCACGAAGAAGTAG
- a CDS encoding predicted protein — protein MVATAGISAIWAVTLYGLAFQHRTAKRDNNNNNGSQPRRGRDRYRPQDNVGSQSNRLPRGRLVPDDSSRKTGDVLPPPPPLTSADRPRPSYFTCRHMYENILMEELQRIAQNERLALTSPFPGVVRIEPNHALDTSLWDPVYALQALPNAVVVSGQSINDLAQEVETALLAEDMHIRTVTALRAAPRGSLAVHALVPGMCKGQGKPLSQRRCTKVSEKLVDRLRPQFAAARKLASSNYTLPPCNLGRQDQPERWVWQVLLLTPTVVTASLTRCSTFSSGATWPNWHLPAGMAQVDIEGGERDIPSSAYRKLLEAFWCWRNTPIPGSQVVDLGASPGGWTAVLRRLGCSVTAVDRTVLASNLMNDDGVTFVQGDAFAFVPEYIKLESTVLDKAIDDTWMVSDIIAYPDRIHQLLSRWCGNHWAQFVVVTIKFQGSQITWSDIDTAIDICRGHGYEARVKHFFNNKNEVTLMAHEKRDLPRDGSRYDFGRPFYPLTIPVPDSSITC, from the coding sequence ATGGTTGCGACTGCGGGAATATCCGCCATTTGGGCTGTCACACTGTATGGACTGGCTTTTCAGCACCGAACGGCCAAGCgagacaacaacaacaacaacggctcCCAGCCTCGGCGGGGTCGCGACCGCTATCGCCCACAGGATAACGTTGGCTCACAGTCGAACCGGCTGCCACGTGGACGACTAGTACCAGACGACTCAAGTAGAAAAACCGGCGATGTCCTACCTCCACCTCCACCCTTGACGTCCGCAGATCGACCAAGACCGTCCTACTTTACTTGTCGACACATGTACGAAAACATTTTGATGGAGGAGCTGCAACGCATAGCGCAGAACGAAAGGCTGGCTTTAACGTCCCCGTTTCCAGGCGTGGTGCGGATAGAGCCGAACCACGCACTCGATACTAGCCTTTGGGATCCGGTATACGCTCTTCAGGCTTTACCaaacgctgtcgtcgtttcGGGACAATCCATCAATGATTTAGCCCAAGAAGTAGAGACGGCATTGCTGGCCGAGGACATGCATATAAGGACAGTCACTGCCTTGCGAGCTGCACCACGTGGGAGTTTGGCCGTACACGCTCTCGTCCCGGGAATGTGCAAGGGACAAGGAAAGCCGCTGTCCCAACGACGGTGTACGAAAGTCTCCGAAAAGTTGGTCGACCGGCTTCGGCCCCAATTTGCGGCGGCGCGCAagttggcttcttccaactATACTCTACCGCCTTGCAATTTGGGTCGGCAGGACCAGCCGGAGCGCTGGGTTTGGCAAGTCTTGTTGCTGACTCCCACTGTAGTGACGGCGAGTTTGACCCGATGTTCCACGTTTTCGTCCGGAGCCACCTGGCCAAACTGGCACCTGCCTGCCGGTATGGCACAAGTGGACATTGAGGGAGGGGAGCGCGACATTCCTAGTTCGGCTTACCGCAAGCTCCTGGAAGCTTTTTGGTGTTGGCGCAATACTCCTATTCCCGGCTCCCAGGTTGTGGATTTGGGGGCTTCACCGGGGGGATGGACCGCCGTTTTAAGACGGCTCGGCTGCAGTGTGACCGCAGTGGATCGGACAGTCCTGGCATCGAATCTTatgaacgacgacggcgtAACGTTCGTGCAAGGGGATGCCTTTGCTTTCGTTCCGGAGTACATTAAATTGGAAAGTACTGTCTTGGACAAGGCTATTGATGATACTTGGATGGTGTCGGACATCATTGCGTATCCCGATCGTATTCACCAACTTTTGTCCCGTTGGTGTGGGAATCATTGGGCCCAATTTGTGGTGGTGACGATCAAATTTCAAGGCTCCCAAATAACGTGGTCCGACATTGACACTGCCATTGATATCTGCCGAGGCCATGGATACGAAGCGCGCGTGAAAcactttttcaacaataaGAATGAAGTCACGTTAATGGCCCATGAGAAGCGGGACCTACCGAGAGATGGCTCGCGGTATGATTTTGGTAGACCATTCTATCCTTTGACAATCCCGGTTCCCGATTCGTCTATCACATGCTGA
- a CDS encoding predicted protein has translation MGSLVFGSPEGRTTELKRQLHWDESSTDIYSAAFPPEASKSHPKSSEHSKKDGWDLENLAPNIIFRIRLFRLVVVSTLLIAGVICSTLTYNFLRQEEQDNFANTNTIQASRGLSETLTAYAKSSKSTFPFVTMPMFEVAGKNARHLSGIDVFGFLPFVDEDQKNSWEVYALEKSSWLDESRDLYNNESGNETSGFTEAPFPLTITQFTSDFGTLKPAVLGQKLYTPVHQVTPPPLSNSLQNLDFITLPSFARSLEAITALKDVVFSDYEDVDLLARMAYPPDAQDTLAGGRGSVDYDASPRVYMHTPVYSQLSTDHEEIVGVLSAPFAFDLYLQDLLPKDIKGIHVILESSCNKWATFELIGERAVYLGLGDRHDPQYDHMEVAVEFTGYGGIKTENIPGQCVYTLRFYPTRYFEITFDRNTKIIAPAVAAATFFWLTLVFFLYDRYVQQRTVKAIDTAARSGAAVASRYPSRILTRLFEEASDRKGCHASQSTSLNHKPTLDWTDGCSIDHPCTLPFKTKPIAEFFPTSTVMFADIVGFTVWSSGRKPEDVFTVLETLYHAFDKISKNRGVLKVETVGDCYVAVSGLTNQQENHAVIMSRLARECMHTAHALTKQLSSTLGSDTAELSLRIGIHSGPVTAGVLRCERSPFQLFGDTINVASRMERSGRSGRIQISEETADKLTQAGKTDWIIPREDALLIDGKGELKTYWLFLGNDDQQWCGSSSNLTRSVSYTTRDEDTGDSVYDDLFGTSVGGASESLSKVGSLTSDKMTRLISWNVDVLTLLLKEIAASRRPDPEPGRSTASSRPPLPVRTQTKASPAAAVPGRVLDEVKEILSFPLSDAASSEKKFKEGDVELEETVLSQLRVYVTNIAAMYRNHHFHNFAHASHVVLCMTKMLSNIVAPGDAVNGAKHPQQISQHDHTFGITSDPLTRFACVFSALIHDVDHCGVPNTQLVQEKARIASFYRNKSVAEQNSVDLAWELMLDENFAELRAAICMTRGEQTRFRQLVVNAVMATDVMDPDFKLLRNARWERAFWESRADATSRETINRKATLVLEYLMQAADVAHTMQHWHVYRQWSERFFQECYTAFQDGRAEHNPAEIWYYGELDFFDFYIIPLAKKLKVCGVFGGSGGEYLNYALKNRKNWERTGREVVQEMVRLASA, from the exons ATGGGCTCTTTGGTCTTTGGCAGTCCAGAGGGAAGGACCACTGAATTGAAAAGACAACTCCATTGGGACGAGTCGTCCACGGATATTTATTCCGCCGCGTTTCCTCCTGAGGCAAGTAAGTCTCATCCTAAATCAAGTGAACATTCAAAAAAGGATGGCTGGGACCTCGAGAATCTGGCACCAAATATCATCTTTCGGATTCGCTTGTTTCGGTTGGTAGTGGTGTCCACCTTGCTCATAGCAGGTGTGATATGCTCGACTCTCACATATAACTTTCTCCGTCAGGAGGAGCAAGACAACTTCGCCAATACC AACACTATCCAGGCTTCTCGTGGCCTGTCGGAAACCTTGACTGCCTATgcaaagtcttccaaatcgaccTTTCCGTTTGTGACTATGCCTATGTTTGAGGTCGCTGGTAAAAATGCCAGACATCTATCGGGTATCGATGTTTTTGGCTTTCTACCGTTTGTCGATGAAGATCAGAAAAATTCTTGGGAAGTATATGCTCTCGAAAAATCCAGTTGGCTAGACGAGAGTAGA GATCTTTACAACAACGAAAGTGGGAATGAAACTTCCGGATTCACAGAAGCTCCATTCCCTCTGACAATAACCCAATTTACATCCGACTTCGGAACATTGAAACCGGCTGTGCTCGGGCAAAAG CTTTACACTCCAGTCCATCAAGTTACTCCGCCGCCTTTGTCGAATAGTTTGCAGAATTTAGATTTTATCACCCTTCCGTCCTTTGCTCGATCGCTCGAAGCTATTACAGCTTTAAAAG ATGTAGTTTTCTCTGATTACGAAGATGTGGACCTTCTTGCTAGGATGGCATACCCTCCGGACGCTCAAGACACACTTGCTGGAGGCAGAGGGAGTGTTGACTACGATGCAAGTCCTCGTGTATATATGCATACTCCAGTTTACTCACAGCTTAGTACAGATCACGAAGAGATCGTTGGAGTATTGAGTGCGCCATTTGCTTTCGATCTCTACCTCCAGGATCTACTTCCCAAAGACATAAAAGGAATACACGTTATTCTCGAAAGCAGTTGTAACAAGTGGGCTACCTTTGAGCTGATTGGGGAACGAGCAGTCTACTTAGGGCTTGGAGACAGGCATGACCCTCAGTACGATCACATGGAGGTTGCTGTAGAGTTCACCGGCTACGGAGGTATAAAAACTGAGAATATTCCTGGGCAATGTGTGTATACTTTGCGCTTCTATCCTACTCGATACTTCGAGATCACCTTTGATCGAAACACCAAGATTATCGCTCCTGCTGTCGCGGCAGCCACATTCTTTTGGCTGACCCTGGTTTTCTTTCTGTATGATCGGTATGTCCAACAACGCACCGTCAAGGCTATTGACACTGCGGCTCGGTCAGGGGCTGCAGTAGCTTCGCGATACCCGTCTAGGATTCTTACCCGCCTTTTCGAAGAAGCCAGCGATCGAAAGGGCTGTCATGCTTCTCAAAGTACCAGTTTAAATCACAAACCCACTCTAGACTGGACCGATGGCTGCAGCATTGACCACCCTTGTACTTTACCTTTCAAAACAAAGCCAATCGCAGAATTCTTCCCCACCTCTACAGTAATGTTTGCGGATATTGTTGGTTTCACCGTATGGAGCTCAGGCAGGAAACCAGAGGATGTTTTTACGGTATTGGAGACTCTGTATCACGCGTTTGATAAGATATCCAAGAATCGTGGGGTATTGAAGGTTGAAACTGTGGGGGACTGTTATGTTGCTGTGAGCGGCTTGACTAACCAGCAAGAAAATCACGCGGTGATTATGAGTCGCCTCGCGCGTGAGTGCATGCATACAGCTCACGCTCTGACGAAGCAATTGTCTTCAACCCTGGGGTCCGACACTGCCGAACTTTCGCTACGGATTGGTATACACAGCGGACCGGTGACGGCGGGTGTCCTGCGCTGTGAGCGGTCTCCTTTCCAACTCTTCGGTGATACCATTAATGTGGCATCAAGAATGGAACGAAGTGGTCGAAGCGGAAGAATTCAGATATCGGAAGAAACTGCTGACAAATTGACTCAAGCCGGAAAGACCGACTGGATCATTCCGAGGGAAGACGCACTCTTGATCGATGGCAAGGGCGAGCTCAAAACTTATTGGCTTTTCCTTGGAAATGATGATCAACAATGGTGCGGCAGCTCTTCGAATTTGACAAGATCGGTCTCGTACACCACGCGAGATGAAGATACTGGTGACAGTGTCTATGATGACCTCTTTGGTACCAGTGTTGGAGGCGCTTCTGAGTCCTTGAGCAAAGTCGGTAGCCTGACCAGCGATAAGATGACCCGTCTCATCAGTTGGAATGTCGACGTTCTTACGCTTTTGTTAAAAGAAATAGCGGCTAGCCGTCGTCCAGATCCCGAGCCTGGAAGAAGCACTGCAAGCAGCCGTCCGCCCCTTCCGGTTCGGACACAAACTAAAGCTAGTCCAGCGGCGGCTGTCCCCGGTCGTGTTCTGGATGAAGTGAAGGAGATTCTTTCCTTTCCGCTCTCTGATGCCGCGAGTTCTGAGAAAAAGTTTAAGGAAGGAGACGTAGAGCTTGAGGAAACCGTTCTCTCGCAGTTGCGCGTCTACGTTACCAACATTGCTGCCATGTACCGCAACCATCACTTTCACAATTTTGCGCACGCCTCGCATGTTGTCTTGTGCATGACCAAGATGCTTTCGAACATCGTAGCGCCCGGTGATGCGGTGAATGGAGCAAAACATCCTCAGCAAATCTCGCAGCACGATCATACGTTTGGTATCACATCCGATCCTCTGACGCGGTTTGCTTGCGTTTTCTCGGCACTCATCCACGATGTGGACCACTGCGGTGTACCGAATACGCAGTTGGTCCAAGAGAAGGCCCGTATCGCTTCTTTTTACCGGAATAAGTCTGTCGCGGAACAAAACTCTGTTGATTTGGCCTGGGAATTGATGCTGGACGAGAATTTTGCCGAGTTGCGGGCGGCGATTTGTATGACTCGTGGGGAGCAGACCCGCTTCCGTCAATTGGTAGTAAACGCCGTTATGGCAACCGACGTGATGGACCCAGATTTTAAGCTACTCCGCAACGCCCGTTGGGAACGCGCTTTTTGGGAAAGCCGAGCGGATGCCACCAGTCGGGAGACGATAAATCGCAAGGCCACGCTGGTTCTCGAGTACTTGATGCAGGCGGCGGATGTGGCGCACACCATGCAGCATTGGCACGTGTATCGCCAATGGAGCGAGCGCTTCTTTCAGGAATGCTACACGGCTTTCCAGGATGGCCGTGCGGAACACAACCCTGCCGAAATTTGGTACTATGGCGAGTTGGATTTTTTTGACTTTTACATCATTCCGTTGGCCAAAAAGCTAAAGGTTTGCGGAGTGTTTGGTGGTTCTGGAGGCGAATACTTGAACTACGCGCTGAAGAACCGGAAGAATTGGGAGAGGACCGGTCGGGAAGTGGTCCAGGAAATGGTGAGGTTGGCTTCTGCTTGA